The genomic DNA TAGAGTATCATTACTCGTACTTGATCACGCCGGCCGGGCAGCTGTCAGCAGCGTCCTTGATTTCGCTTTCGTAAGCAGAAAAATCAACGCCTTCCTTGACCTTCATCTTTTCAGGAACTTCGAACACTGCGTCGCAAGTAGCTTCGCAAGCGCCGCAGGAGACGCATTCGTCACTGGATTCGTCCAGCCAAACTTTCGTG from uncultured Fibrobacter sp. includes the following:
- a CDS encoding ferredoxin translates to MAITKVWLDESSDECVSCGACEATCDAVFEVPEKMKVKEGVDFSAYESEIKDAADSCPAGVIKYE